Part of the Falco cherrug isolate bFalChe1 chromosome 1, bFalChe1.pri, whole genome shotgun sequence genome, GTGCACTTGCACTTGTGATTGAGTTattcacagtatttattttaaagtgttgtAGTACTCCCTTCATAAGGAAGTACAATTATTCTTTTACTCTCTAAGCCACTCTAGTTTTCTTTATTCACTAAGTGCATGTcactggaagagaaaacaggTCAGGCACAGGGTATGCGACTCGAGCAGTACAAAGCAAACCTGACGTGCACACAGCCCAGAGGCGGTGGCAGTCCCCCTGAGGCAGCCACCCCTGCCTCTGCACCTCCTTTGCTCAGAGACCCTGCCATAGGGTTCAGGCGTATCGGGGACAATGAGAAAGGGTGCAACTAAATTTTGACCCAGCTACTCTCAGCTACAAAATGCTGATGGGAATCATTGCACCAGCTGTAACCAAGAGCAATCCTAATAGTGCTTATGGCTAGGCAGACCCCACAGGGCAAAGAATGGGTAAACACACTGTTCCCTATCTTTTAATCCTGTTTTGAGCAACTTTGGGAAAGACAGTATCAAAACAGAAGTCATTCCATAAAGTAGAAATAATATATGCATAATCATTTATAAAGCATTGTAATCACCTTGCTGCTAGAAACGTGAACCTCTCATTAACACCACCGTGATTTTTGCATGTGTGGTCAAGTCCTGAAAATATTTAGTTGTGATAATACAAGTGGAGTGATACCTTGCAGCAAGATGTactctttcatttaaatatgtCTTCTGAAGCTAAGCTGTCAAAATATAACAAATGACAAGTTTTGTTACCACAATTTGATAAAACGCAACCAAAATGGAACAGTATTAGTTTCTGCAAGTGCCATGAAAATTACAAAACATCACTGCTTACCTCCTGTACTAGAAACAAGTTATGAAACCAAATAATCACTCATGTAATTTGAATTTCACTTTTATGTGAAAGATTAGCCCAAGACTATTTGCTGCTTTAGTCCCAGTGAAGGTCTGCCTTGCAGCTGTGAATGGGACTTGAGTGTGAGTTTCACACACTGTTAGTCCCTATTTATATGATTAATCCTATTTAggtctaagaaaaaaaagagaagaaataaattctgaatttaCATGAGGCAAAAGCTAAATGTACAATGGCCattactaatttaaaaataaaaatcataaaaatcatttaaagaaaagaacttAAACTCTACTGAGAATTTCATTTTAGTCATACCACCTTTTTCTCCTAACATTTAGACAATATATGAATTTCAAGTAGAGTATAAATTACCTCTTCTCAAAAAGAACATTCAGTTTTATCAAGCTGGAGTGAACGACCTCCCCAGGAAGTCCATCATGAAGCATTTGATTTgctaaagcaaaatgaaatttgcctggtaatttttttagggttttttccaccGGACTTCCAGTGGCTCAGTTTATAAAAGAGCCATGCTTTGAGCACCATTAATACTCCACCTGCTTTACGAAATAAAGAtcttgaaagcagaaatgaaataaaatcatcCTTGGATATAAAAATAGCATATGCTTGCCAGGTTAAGATGTTAGCTAGTATTATGACTCCAGCTTTTTCCAACAGTTAAACCAAGTGAAGTAACCACCAACCAAATAATCAGTCTGTGGTGTGGAAAAGCCCTGCAGACATGACCTTGGTCGCCTCAGCTCTGTAACAGACTTCTTCCCTGACACTGGCAGTAAAGTAATCCAAAACTGGAGACAGAAAATCAGAGGGGAAATCCAGAGCATGGCTGTGCTATTTGTTTCTCCAGCAGCGACACCCAGGATACACCTAGCTGCTGAGACAATGTAGGGCAATGCAAAGCTGGCTGCCAGCTACACCAGGCACCACACCAGCCTCGAGCAGCCAAGGATCCCAAGGTATATGGATGCACACCACCTCACACACTTTCCTCGTTTGCCCATCTAGGTATCTGTCTCACCAAAGCTCTCACCCTTAAACCGGTAACACACCAAAACATAACGAATTACTTCTGGTCACTTTGTTCAGGCCATGATGATGTTCAGCAAGACCAACAAGAGGGCCTTTCTTTCTGCCACGTTTCTCCTCCTGCCCAAAACTGCCTAGGcagtttttcatttctggaGAGCTACATTTAAATGTGGAACTGTGGCAGAAAGAGAATAATGTGAGAATTGATGAACTCCCTCTTGGTGCAATGCTTAGAGAATTTTTGTTTGCCACACAAATTCTCATCACAGTATAATAAATGTGGTATttgctgcaaagaagaaaaccaggagTGAAAGACCAGCCATATCATGCTGAGAAAGCAAATatattgcaaaatatattttattagcagtaatgttttaattttaaatcatgtGCCTGGAACAATATTATACAGAAAAGTTTGGTATGCATAAATTCTGCACTTGAACAGTAGATAACTAGAAGTTCATGTtgacaataaagaaaaaataaaatatgatttgcTCATCGTACTgtggaaaagcaaacatttccctGCAACTACTGTCATAAATCCTTGAAAATGTATGAAGTTATCTGACACCAAGAAGCAgttttgttgcaaaatattacaaatcCAGCAAAGTCAGCTTCCCCAACACTGTTACTTTGTTCCCAAGTAACCCACAAGCAGTACAAGTCTGGGATAATAACAAAACCTGTGTGTTTCCATTTCCCAACATCAGAAATAACAGCTGCTTGTATCAAGGTGCTTATTGGTTATCTAGTATCGATCTTGGTATATAATATCCAAGATAGTTGCTTTTCTAAGTTAACCtccaattttacttttaaagcaCTGCACAACAATTCCCATCCTTAGCTCCAAATACTGAAGTTGCTCTACAGTacctaaaaatattattttatggTACAAAGACAATAAACTGGATATAATTATTAATATCTGATCACAAATCATTGTATTGAGTCTTGTATGTTTCTATTGAAGTGTAAGAAAGATCAGAAGgctcctcacacagtttttcaCTGTAGCAGTGCCTTTACACTGGCTGTGGCGGAACGCAgattgctttcattattttgttatttaaaagcCATATTTGttcaaacttctttttaatctcacatttcaaaatcattCTCAAATAGACTCTGTTGGTTGAAATGATGACTAAAATCAGAATACCAGTTTCAGTAGTCTTAGATTATCTCACGTTGCATCAAGTGGTGGCACAAGAAAGATATTCTCATATTAGTGATTTATGACTGCACACTTTGATTCACCCCTTTACATCCAGGGacatttattttggaagaatgaCAAGATAAACAGTAGcctattatttatttattttaaaaccgTTGAGCTGGAATTCATATAAAATTGAGCTGGAATCCTAAGGCAGAATATCTTGAAGTTTTATGTCAGTTTTCCCAAGTCACAGGACTGTCCACCGAATCTCTCCGAGAGATTTGGGTGGGGGCTTTGCTCAATAGTCCTACCAGAATCAACATTCCTAGATTTTGATAGTGTCAGAAATCTGAAGCTTTTCTATATTGTGCTTGTGATACTGGTTTAATCCTTCATATCTGCCTGTACCACCAAAAATTTGTACTCTAATCTTTGAGGCTCTAGTTCAGGCTCAAAGTAAATTGTCCAACTTTACCTTAACATGCCATAGAGAAGCAATACCCTTGTTTTACTTTTggtctcctttctctcttcagcCTAGCACGTTTCAGCATAGCACAGACACACTCCACATAACATTTACCAGATAAGCAGTaatggatggagagcagcttggAGTGGTCACAGAAACCACCTACAGGATGGGTCTCATACCACTTTGCCCTCAGAAGAGCAGTTTAGATTTACCTGCTGACCTGCCATCCCCTCCTTGCCCCACTGGGATGTTGAACTGGATTTGCCTTTCAAAGAGCACCTAACATCTCAAGGTATTGTACATACATGTTTGTTCCCCATGCTTCAAGTGttaccttctgttttcttctcctttttattgCAAAGACACAAACCATGTCAGtttagttttgttgttgttgtgagttgtttgggtttttttgcagggtGGGTGGTGTGGTTGTTTTGAGTTTaggggggttgggttttgttttgttttttcaaaatatcatATTGTTTCCTAAAAGTTCATTGCTTCCAACTGCTTATTCCCCACTGATTACAAAATTATTATCACTCGCTTATGACAATTTCCACAGCAACCAATATAATCTCAGAGAGCTGTGACTTCAAGTGGAAAATAAGCACCATAAATTCATGCAAGCGTCACCTGttccaaacaaaaacaagatacaaggaaacagaaattgtCACATGTGAAACAGAAGtgtcaaaacaaaatacatgtcgaagtttttttgtgaaatattaCTGCATTCTTCTTACAATAAAGATGTCAgttcagcacagaaagcttCCAGCTGAGCACGATGCTCTCAACACCCGTAAGATTGCGTAGCAGATGTTAAATGTAAAATCCATTAAGACCAATTAGattctacagaagaaaaaaaaaatagtaatagcAAGCACAGGCAATCCTGCATTACATAGCAGTACTGAGAGATACAGtgaaccacaaaaaaaaaaaccaacaacaaccaaaagacaaaagtttaaaaatgtaaatcacaCCCTTTCCTCACAAAAAGGCCAGCTATCAGAAGACATGTTACTTTGCCTGCAGCCACATGAAGCAAGTTATCCTGGCTTCTGGTCTCCTGTCTCCAGATAGAAGCAACTTTTGTGAAGGCCATCACCTATTGCACACCAATAGGTTATTAATTATTAATCAGCAGTCCTCTATGGCAGCTGGACAGTAAGCAGCAAAAGAGTTTATGCCTCTTTCCCAACCTGCATACGCTTTTCATGTTAACTGACCCAAGTCATCCTCACGTGTACTAAGGCGAGAGCACCAATAGCATGGAGCCAAGCTATCAAGGGTGAGAGTAGAGAAGGAAAAGTTTGTGGTACTCTCTGGTAGAGTCTTTTCACTACTACATAAAAATTTACTCCTTTTATTGACCATTAACAGACAGGATTTGTAACAGACACACGGAACAGATCTATGAGCATGTTTCAGAATTGAGCTACCAATGCAATGTGCAAGTTAAATTCTGGCCATGTAGAAATTGTGTAGACAAATTAAACTGTCATTGCATACATGATAGTTTGCACACCACAGGGGGAAAAGAACCTAATGTTTTTCATAAGAATTATGCATACAAAGGAGGAAAGTCTGTCTCTGTATTTGTCAGGACATGTTGCCAAAAGCTGAAGCATTATTTCCTGGTAAGCAgtttcaaattacttttgtttcttcaaTCAGAATTAGTCTGCAACAACTAATCCATCCCTAGGTATTAAGCAATCCATAAATTAATTCAATAGATATGTAGCATCCAAGGTGAATTTCATTTGCTGCAATGTTTAagaatttaaagtaatttcaattttttaaaaaaagcaatagacGGTCATTTAAACCCAAAATACCTACTGAAGTTTGAGAGACGCTAGAAACAGACTTGACATCTGTTCTACAAACCATAGATTAAACCCTTGGCCATCAAACATTCCTTAGTAGCTCCCAGTGAGAAACTCATTTAGCTACTCATGACCTAAGGAAATGAGTAGAATGTATGTATCTTCATATATTTTTCCAACCACTTTGCTGTCTACCACTGCTAGAAAACAGCACTGTCCACAAGTCCTCAGGAGAAAATGGTGAAAGAAGTTTGTGTGGCTGCTATAGAATTACAGACCAACACCTAATACCATTGCTGGTTGCAGATGCTCATACTGTGAGTAACAAATGCAAATGCTGCTAGGGCTTTTTCCAGTGGAACATAAAACTAGGTTTCTTCTCTGCTAGCACTGAATTAAGTCTCAGGCACTAGCCAAAACCAGAAGTTCCAAGAAGTTTTTTGTCTTGATATTTTTGTCTTGTGTCTCTAAGGCACACTCCAGGGTTGGACACTCTCCATGAGAGCTGCTGAAATCAGCAACATCTCAACCAAAACTGCCTCCTTTCTGGGGTTCATGGGGACATGTGGCAAGAAATAAATTGACTGCTCTTCTCTTTGTGTATTAAGTTCTGTTTGTGAGTGAGGAAGGAGTACAGTCCTGGCTAATGCTACTGGAGAGCCTACAGCCAGTAACCATGACCACTCTTCTCACCCCTGGTACAGAGCACTAAAGCTTCCAAGGTTTGTTCTCCCTTCAATGGATTCTTGTGCAGCAGTCCAGCAAAGCAATGACAAGCACCCAATCCACCCAGAGCATTTAATAATAGTAAAGTATTGTTTCATCAACAGTCTCCATCAAGTGGACATTTagtcattttaaacaaaacaaacaacgcccccccccaaaaaatactAAAGCATTATTTCATGCATtgtgttttgcttgtttctcttcccattttGGTGATTCTTTAAGTTTTGTCTCTGTgttatatttcagaaaaatctacatacaaaaatgtataaaattgcTAAACAAGGTTGCTAAATGCATAACAAGcaaccaaaattaaaatatgctaCTCATCTTTTCAGCCTACTTTCTACAATTTTTTACactcagaagttaaaaaaaaaaacaccaaaaaaaccaaaaccaaaaaacaccacacattaaacaaaaccataaattTTCAGTTAACTATATCAGTTTAAGTAATTAACCAActgttttactttttgtatCATCATAAGCTGGAAgactaaaaatcaaaacaaaaatcatgaTGTATAACATTCAATTCATCCCTGGCATTATTCCATATAAATCAGTGGTATTACACGAGGGATTAATTTGGAACACTGATCTGAATTAGAGCACTGCTGTACACAGCAACCTCATCATAATGCACGCataaaaaataacccaaaacaTTATAAGCATCACAAATGCACACCAGTAATTATGCACCTACAAATCTATTTCTGAGCAAACAGAACAGACTATTTCATAGTCTTGATAATAACAATAAGGAATTTCTGCTATTTAGAAAACCAGTACACctatttttctcagaaaggagATTCAATAATCATGTTATATACTTGACAAAAGTCCACCAGAAGAATGTAAAGCTCCTCCACAGCTCAGTTTTTATGTATCCTAGTGAAAAATGATCATTGGTAAATTATGCAATGGATCTTCAAAAACTGTTTTACTGTAGTTTTGAAGATTGATTTGAAGTACCCAAGCCTGCTCAGCAAAGGGTGGTCACCACCTATATAATATACAGCAACGCAAACTATTGAATTAATTTCTCCTCTGAGTAGGAAACCACTCACACTTCCCTCGTCTATTCCATACTGTGCCTAGGTCCAGTTTTGCACACAAAACAGGTTGCTCCTGTTCAGCTGCCCTGCTGGCGAAGTTAGTTAGAGGCTGCATCTCCCATCACCGCAGAGGCAGGCAGATGCTCGACCAAAGGCTCCCTCCTGCGCTCAGGGAGCTGAGACCAcacagaggcaggagcagaaagGAGCGAATGGAAAACACCGCTCTTCCACAGGCTCACCCGGCTCTCAAACGCGTCTGTAACGTTTAaggctgcctctgcctttcAAAGACAAATCTCTGCCAGGGGCTGGTGTTCTCCATCCAGCTACGGTTTCATTACCCGAAACCGCTGCCCTGCCAGTGCCCTACATAGCACTACACACTCTGCCAGACTGGAACTCATTCGTCATCGCTCGATTTTCCCATTTGCAAGTGACCTGAAACCTTTAAGGCTACCCACAGCCAGCAAGCGAAGTTGCTTAGGAGCTGTGCCCTGGCTACGGAGTGGTTAATTTCCTTGTTATTTTCCCCCTTCGAGCCAGACTCTTTCTTGCGCCTCGGGAAGTTGGCCGTGCCCTCGCTGCCCCTTCCCTCACGGAGACCGTGCCCAAGCGCAGTGCTCTCGCTTGGGAAGGAAACGCAGGGATGAAATACTAAACCCCTTCCTTGCTCCGGGCTCCGCCGTTGCAACCTCTGGGAGCGCCGCAACCGCCGCGGCGGAGCCAGCGCCGCGCCCGCGCCTCCCGCCCGGCCAgcggggctgggacccccccgccgccgcagcccccgaTCCGGCACCAGCGGCGCGGCCCCCCGCGAGACCGCGGCACGGGGCAGGCGGTGCGGGGGCGCTGGCTGTCCCCGCGGCACACTCGGCACCGAAAGGTGGGAGCAGCCCCGATTGCTCCAAGGAgcggggggagctgctccctcGCCGCGCTCCGGACCGGGCATAAGGCAGCCCTGTCCCGCCCCCCCAATGCGCGAAGTAGAATGTGAACTCTGGCGGTGACAGCAGCGCCAAATGACGGGGGAAAGGGGGCAGCCCCAATTTCTCTCCAGCTACATGTTGCTTTGGGACAGCAAGGGCTGGAGTGCGGGGGTGAAGGTGTACTTGTAACATGCGCCCCCCGgggatggggggcggggggcaggggcgcGGGCAGCACTTACTGAAGAAGATGTACTCGGTGTAGCTGCTCCAGATCTTGTCGTCCCTGTACTGGTTGATAAAGGCGGCCGTGCCGGTGGAGTTGCAAGCCACCATGTGGAAGCCCGCCTCGGACAGCCGGTCGAAGGCTTGCTCCAGGTAGGTGAATTTGAGGTAGAAGCGGGAGGTGTACTTCTCGGGGGGGCGGTCGGGGTCGCGGCTCTCGTTGAGGGTCTCCCCGAAGACCTCCTTGGCCAGGGCGATCCTGCCGCACACCATGATGCGGGCGACGCGGCGGAACTTGGCGTCCGCCTGGTTGTCCCGCACGGTGGTGTAGGAGCCGCGGTAACCCACGGTGAGGAAGCCCGAGCGCTTGTCCAGCGCCGCCCGCTGCAGCCGGTCGCTGCTGCCCTGTGAGTTGCTGTCCTCCAGGTCGCTCTGGCAGCCCTCGTCGTTGAGCGAGCTCTGCTTGGTGACCTTGGGCGAAAGCAGCTTCACCAGGTCGCCCAGCTGGAAGTACTCGGCCTCCCGCAGGAGCCGCTCCTTCTCGGGGAAGTGCTCGGGCAGCGCCAGCTGCTTGTCCCGCAGGTAATCCAGCACGTACCTGAAGAGGAAGCCGTCGCGGTCGATGAAGAAGCGCGCTCGGctgtccctgggcagctggcgggccgccgccgggccgccccggcAGGGGGAGAACATGGTGGCCAGCGTGCTGTCCGGGACGCTGAGCAGCGTGGAGTGCCTCGTCACGTACACCTGGCCCCCCACGTTCAGCTCCACCACCTCGGGGAACGGCGAGCCCGACGGCCCCGACACCATGTCGCTGATGGGCAGGATGCTGCCGCCCGCCTCCTTCAAAGCCATGGCTGCGAGCGGGCGGCCGCGAAGGAGGGTCTCCCTCCTAAAAAAGCCggcctccctccctgcctccctccctcccctccacccaccccacccctaccctccttctcctcctcctcctcctcctcctccttctccttctccttcccccgGCGCGCCCGGAAGCGCCTGGACGGAGCCGCTGCTCCCGCCGCACTCCGGCACGGCGGCGGGCGGCACGGCACCGGGGCGCGGCTCCGGCCCTCAcctgccccgccgcgccccctcgccgggacggggcgggctgggctgggctgtggccggggggctctgggctgggatggcccGGAGCGACCCGACCCGACCCGCGCCGAGCGCTGCCCCCGCTCCGCCTGGCCCGGCCGCTCGCTCCGcccggcgggggcgcgggggccgcAGCCGCGCTGGCCTGAGGCCGGGGGGCCGCCACCGCCGGCTGCCACTTGGCACAGCGCTGCCGGGCCGACAGGGAAGAGCCAAGCCCCTACCTCGGCTCCTCCCCTCGCCTCGGCTGGGTGGCTTTCTTGGTTCGTTTTGGAttcacacaccccccaccccacccgcCTTTAAAAACCTCCCAGCCTCCCCCAAATCCCTCAGCCTCGCTGATACTGTCGCTCCGATCGGCGCTTGCAGGTGTAAGGTAACGGTCGTGCTTCCAAAAGTGGCATCCAGCAGGATGCACCTGGCAGCATTTTTCACCGTCATCCCTGTACCAGCTTGCCTTTACCgtgagggaagggggggggggggcttaaTCGAGGGCACAAAAGAAACCAGTTGCACTGTGCTGGTGGTACAAACCTAACAGGTCCTGGTGGGGCAGGAATGCTGTATTGGGTGTCCTGCTGCTTCGCTGGGGCATGGCACACAGGATCTTGATTCTCGGAGAAGTTTGGCGTGCTCTCTAGGCTGACAATAGAATTGGGGTGattcagagcagaaaagaaagtcaGCTGCCATTAGGATCCAGATGCCAGGCACAGATTTTGCTTTGGAATGTGTTAGCATCTGGATCCTTGGCCGTGAAGCAACAAAATTTGTACTCTATTTAagcagtagatttttttaatttttacttatttgtttTTAGCAGGGAGCACAGCTCACCTGCATCCAGATTTCTGATGCATGTACtttcaggctgtgctgctggaatgTATTAGAGCACAGACTTGTGCCCATGTGTTGGATGAGAAAAGTACGATTGCTCTTGCCAGTAAAAATTGAGGCCTAAACCTGACTGCATTTCTCCGAATACCAGTGCCAGATCCAAGTGTGACTGTTGTGCTGGGTGGTTCATGCATGAGAACACTTTAGCTCTGTTTTTTATAATCCTTTATAAGTTAAGGTTTCAACCCTTAATTCTGCTACATAGGGGCAGAAGCCCAACTTGTTCTTCACTTAAACAAGGGTCACTTCAGGACTGGGGGGAAAAGTGGTCAGTTTGCAGGCAGATACAGCTGCAGTCTGTTACCTCCTCACTAGTGTGTGGTGATCAGGACGACCAGTCATCCAAAGCTTAGTCACCTTCTTTAAAACACTCGCGTAGACTTCTCACTTTTAAAGCAGTTACACAGACGTCTCTACAGCACTTCATCCCACCTACCTTAGGCACCTCTTTCAAGGTGGGATGAATCAGTCTACagtgctcctttcctccctcaaTTTGCTATAGACAAACCCTAAATCTATGTTTAGAGAGAACTCCTAGCTTTTACGTGGCTAATGCTAGGGAAGGCACGTCCACCATCCACCTGTTGGGTAGGGAGTGTTGGAAAGACTGAGCAAAGACTTCTAGAAAGCTAGATAGTTTGTGGTTCAAACAAGAATTATGTGGGAGCGAAAGGGCTTGTAACAGAGAACAAATGTGCAGGAAAGATTTCTGCAGTGCCCCTTCTTGACCACTTACTGAAACCAATTAATAGTTTTGAAAATGGCTATGACTGTAAGAAACTAAGTTAAATTCTCTTTCCTtggttattttgtttgaaatactCTTAAAGGTCAGAAAAATCATCAAAACTGCTGGGGAACAAGAAAGCAGGGCATCGTCGTTTATTGACCATTTTGTCGTATTTCTTTAGGTTCAAATCCTTGAGACACAAGAGGAGACAGTTTTTATTGTCTTGTTCTTGCCTGTAGGGGATATTGGCACTCCTGAGGATGCAGCTGAAGTGTTTCTACTGATTTTTAAGAGGACAGATTTCATGTCCACCCTCTTCTGTGTAATATGGCATAACAGTTCGCCCATGTCTAAGACAGTGCGTGCCAGAGGACTGCACGGCTGTGACACTGCAGCATCGCACTGATGAGTAGCACTGAGCTACTGCCATACCTAGTGCAGTGCTATTAGCAAGGggacatttgcatttctttctcattttcagaagcCCATGGCTGCAGCATAACTGTATCTTAAACCTTCCCTATAGTGACTTGTGTTTGTAATGATATGTAATCTAAGGATACATAGCTAGACAAATGTTAGAGTGAGATCATTTACCACATAGGTTTGCCTAAGTTTGGCAGGTTGCATGGAAGGCATgcataaaataattgttaacTTATCACTCAGGGAAATAAGAAATTTCTTCTCAGGATTTTcagggaaagaagggagaatCAGTGCTTCATTCTTTCTAGGTTAAACAGCCATTGCCTGAAGAACTTGAAATGTGGGAAATATGCCAAATACTTGCAGGCATTTCTGTATTAAGCTCCTGTTTCCTGCCTATTACTTGGTCAGCTCATGGTTTCCTCTGTGAATAAGTATATGCTAGGCCCAACCTTTGTTTCAGTTGGCAAAAAAAGCTCATATAAACTCCAAAGGTAATTTTTCGTAAGAATGGGCAAAGAGAACATATTTGTGTTCTGTGAGGTAAGAAGCATCTTCTCACATGCCTACATGATGTGTAGTGCCAACAGCCTCCCGCAGCGCCATTTGAGTAAAGTCTAAGGCCaggacaatgaaaataaataaatctgcaaGTACATAAGTAAATATCCCTAAGCTTCTGCTAGGTGAGGGTTTCTGATATTtcaagcagagagaaaaaatgcagatgtaaaTCTGTCATGATCTGTTTCCTTATCTGTGGGAGTGTTTTGAGACAGGGCTGAAGACATCATGTTAAGAGATGCCAAATTTATTTTGGCAATTCCATTAGGTAGGGATACTGGTGTAAGCAGCAGgcaacaccaccacccccttgGAAAGCAGCCTGGAGGGGCACAGGCAGGACATGTTCCTCAGCAAAAAAACTTCTTTGCACTGTAGTCCGTGCCCTGGAATCAGCCAGTGTGCTGTTTCAACTAGGCTACCTGATACATTCAGACTTACCTGAGAGAATCATGCTGAGAGAGGGGGAAACAACAGAGAAGAGGGTCAGGAAGATCATCCAGACCATACCAGGGTATCCTTATGAAAAAATCATGTAAATAAAAGTATACATTTACTGCTGCTCAGAATGTCCAGTTCTAAATGGAAATTAGAATATCAGGGATTAATACATTTACTTGGCTTATTGCTTAGTCAGGTTTTGAATTGATATACTTGGCAAAAGGTAaccttttttacattttaaaaacgtTTCAGTAATCTCTTAGAAATTGTACTTGGTAAAAACTGTTAAATGTAGTGTTTAGGGTTTCTGAGGAGAGAGGTGCCAGTTAGAGTTTCCTTCACAAgagaattgttttaaaaacacacttcagcattattaaaaaaaaataaattcactaatACAATCCAAGGTGATTCCTACcgtttttttaatgtcattgaATAACATAAAATGAAGGATACATAATcacttttcaaattaaagtgTAAAATACATCCTATATTTCTACTGGAAATTAACAACAAAGTAAAGGATAATTCATAGGAGAAGAACAAACACTGAAACTGGACACTTCATTTGAGGTTCTTAGAGAGAGAATGACAAAAATTTTGTCATCCCAGCAAGTGGGTAAATTAGGTGAACTTTTTTTAGTAAGAAGATTCTTCTGGCAGACTCACAGTGAAGTCAAAGGGAATTGTCCCTTTGTCCTGAATTGCAAGATCAGGCAAGAAGAGTAGTTCATCATGCTGAA contains:
- the KCTD8 gene encoding BTB/POZ domain-containing protein KCTD8 — protein: MALKEAGGSILPISDMVSGPSGSPFPEVVELNVGGQVYVTRHSTLLSVPDSTLATMFSPCRGGPAAARQLPRDSRARFFIDRDGFLFRYVLDYLRDKQLALPEHFPEKERLLREAEYFQLGDLVKLLSPKVTKQSSLNDEGCQSDLEDSNSQGSSDRLQRAALDKRSGFLTVGYRGSYTTVRDNQADAKFRRVARIMVCGRIALAKEVFGETLNESRDPDRPPEKYTSRFYLKFTYLEQAFDRLSEAGFHMVACNSTGTAAFINQYRDDKIWSSYTEYIFFRPPQRTVSPKQDHEERKHDKVLDKGSESGTSCNELSTSSCDSHSEASTPQENATNTQPSTAHQPNTLTLDRPSKKAPVQWMPPPDKRRNSELFQTLISKSRETNLSKKKVCEKLSVEEEMRKCIQDFKKIHIPDYFPERKRPWQSELLQKYGL